Below is a genomic region from Candidatus Cloacimonadota bacterium.
TTACAAGACGTCAACCTATGAAAGTGGTTGGTATGAAAATAATTACAGAACCTGATGCTGATGCAGTAGCGAATCTTTGGAACCAATTTATACATAGAATGAATGAATTGGAAAAAACCGCCGTTCCAGAATGCAGTTTGGGAATCTGCACTTTGCTGAAAGATGGGAAGATAGAATATCTGGCAGCTCGTGTGGTAAAAGATGATTCAATAATTCCCGATGGAATGGTTTTTACTGAACTTCCCGAGCAGGATGTAGCAGTATTTACTCATGTTGGTTCGATGGAAAATCTAGCCGAGACCTACGATTATATTTATAATAAATGGTTGCCGGATAGTGAATTTGAGATAATGACAGCACCAGAAATAGAATGGTATGATAAACGCTTTAAGTATAATGATCCAGAATCTCAGATGGATATTCATATTC
It encodes:
- a CDS encoding GyrI-like domain-containing protein — its product is MKMIITRRQPMKVVGMKIITEPDADAVANLWNQFIHRMNELEKTAVPECSLGICTLLKDGKIEYLAARVVKDDSIIPDGMVFTELPEQDVAVFTHVGSMENLAETYDYIYNKWLPDSEFEIMTAPEIEWYDKRFKYNDPESQMDIHIPVKPIDIDTELEDLKQVFQNFKKEER